In Macadamia integrifolia cultivar HAES 741 chromosome 5, SCU_Mint_v3, whole genome shotgun sequence, a single window of DNA contains:
- the LOC122077902 gene encoding replication protein A 70 kDa DNA-binding subunit-like: MSKEEKFKKYEHVVMKDLTERQYKTILNKYYSIEGRIINLENEIPWYNACKACNKKVQLKGDSARCDKCNTDDTKYTQKYMGRFKVTDSTDTIIVTIFENLETIIGCSTILTDYTFMSIQTILFLLQNGCKK, encoded by the exons atgtcaaaagaagagaaattcaaaaaatatgaacatgttgtAATGAAAGATTTAACGGAAAGGCAATACAAAACTATCCTG AATAAATATTATTCAATTGAAGGAAGAATcataaatttggaaaatgagATACCATGGTACAATGCTTGCAAAGCATGTAACAAAAAGGTACAATTAAAGGGAGATAGTGCAAGATGTGACAAATGTAACACTgatgatacaaaatatacacAAAA GTATATGGGAAGATTCAAGGTGACAGATTCAACTGATACAATAATTGTTACAATCTTTGAGAATCTTGAAACAATTATAGGATGTTCAACAA TACTCACAGATTATACATTCATGTCTATCCAAACAATATTGTTTCTACTTCAAAATGGATGCAAGAAATGA